Proteins found in one Melospiza georgiana isolate bMelGeo1 chromosome 1, bMelGeo1.pri, whole genome shotgun sequence genomic segment:
- the LOC131096932 gene encoding E3 ubiquitin-protein ligase TRIM7-like, with translation MAEEVLALREQLLAEATCPLCLDVFEQPVLTACGHSFCGQCLAAVLGDPPRPAACPQCRARLEPGSQHPNRSLGNVAGLARSLEEVAARPRCPQHGKVLALFCDPCAALLCAPCRDGPEHRGHRVRPAEEAARELQKKLRRNLLYLQEEKKKLNHRGDQKSEDLQVTVSLALQRVAESFEELQQCLEEQKETLLDQLVQMSHELVSKSEEYRHRVLERQSLLDTVIAQIQEKREQPAVEFLKDVGTILSSCEAAMAPIPVSPELQKSIQSLTDKSQQVMAMVHKFRVNMCHKIDWQREQVTLDPDTAHPRLILSKNCKTVRLGAEEQNVPDTPKRFTQWCSVLGILGFTSGRHYWDVEVGEEGGWFVGVALESVPRKELLALHGSEKVWALQEDWRGQYSTISKTPHPLALRENLQRIRVCLDYEMGRVTFYDAKDLRQILQLEATFTEKVFPYFLLYLQETQVRVCD, from the exons ATGGCTGAGGAGGTCCTGGCTCTGCGAGAGCAGCTGTTGGCCGAGGCCACCTGCCCGTTGTGCCTGGATGTGTTCGAGCAGCCCGTGCTCACGGCGTGCGGGCACAGCTTCTGCGGGCAGTGCCTGGCGGCCGTGCTGGGGGAccccccgcgccccgccgcctGCCCGCAGTGCCGCGCCCGGCTTGAGCCGGGCTCGCAGCACCCCAACCGCTCCCTGGGCAACGTGGCCGGGCTGGCCCGGTCCCTGGAGGAGGTGGCGGCGCGGCCGCGGTGCCCCCAGCACGGCAAGGTCCTGGCGCTGTTCTGCGATCCCTGcgccgccctgctctgcgcgCCCTGCCGGGACGGGCCCGAGCACCGCGGGCACCGTGTCCGCCCCGCCGAAGAGGCCGCCCGGGAGCTGCAG AAGAAACTCCGGAGAAACCTGCTTTATTTacaagaagagaagaaaaaattgaaTCACAGGGGAGACCAGAAAAGTGAAGACCTGCAG GTGACAGTGAGTTTGGCGCTGCAGCGAGTGGCTGAGAGctttgaggagctgcagcagtgcctggaggagcagaaggagaCCCTGCTGGACCAGCTGGTGCAGATGTCCCATGAGCTGGTCAGTAAGAGCGAGGAATACAGGCACAGGGTTTTGGAGAGGCAGTCGCTGCTGGACACGGTGATTGCGCAGATCCAGGAGAAGCGGGAGCAGCCGGCGGTCGAGTTCCTCAAG GATGTTGGCACAATCCTGAGCAG CTGTGAGGCAGCCATGGCCCCGATCCCagtctccccagagctgcagaagagCATTCAGAGCCTCACTGACAAGAGCCAGCAGGTCATGGCCATGGTGCATAAATTCAGAG tGAACATGTGTCACAAGATAGACTGGCAAAGGG AGCAGGTGACGCTGGACCCAGACACGGCACATCCGCGCCTGATCCTCTCAAAGAACTGCAAAACCGTCAGGTTAGGAGCTGAAGAACAAAACGTCCCTGACACCCCCAAGAGATTCACGCAATGGTGCAGTGTCTTGGGCATCCTGGGGTTCACATCTGGGAGGCATTACTGGGACGTGGAGGTTGGAGAAGAGGGCGGCTGGTTCGTGGGTGTGGCCCTGGAGTCCGTGCCGAGGAAGGAGCTACTCGCTCTGcatggatctgagaaggtctgGGCCCTTCAGGAGGACTGGAGGGGCCAGTACAGTACAATCTCCAAGACTCCACACCCGCTGGCACTCAGGGAAAATCTCCAGAGAATCAGGGTCTGCCTGGACTATGAAATGGGCCGAGTGACTTTCTACGATGCAAAGGATCTGAGGCAGATCTTGCAGTTGGAGGCCACCTTCACTGAGAAAGtcttcccatattttttgctCTATTTACAAGAAACTCAGGTCCGGGTGTGTGACTGA
- the LOC131096903 gene encoding LOW QUALITY PROTEIN: E3 ubiquitin-protein ligase TRIM7-like (The sequence of the model RefSeq protein was modified relative to this genomic sequence to represent the inferred CDS: substituted 1 base at 1 genomic stop codon), with protein MAEEVLALREQLLADITCPVCLDVFEQPVLTACGHSFCGQCLAAVLGDPPRPAACPQCRAPLEPGSQRPIRSLGNVAGLARSLEEVAARPRCPQHGKALALFCEPCAALLCAPCRDGPEHRGHRVRPAEEAARELQKKLQRNLLYLQGEKKKLNHRGDQKTEDLQVTVRSELQRVAESFEELQQCLEEQKETLLAQLEQMSHELDSKSEEYRHRVLERQSLLDTVIAQIQEKREQPAVEFLKDVGTILSSCEAAKAPIPEPVSPELQKRIQSLTWKSQQVVDMVDKFRVSLRSEIDWGIREQVTLDPETANAHLLLLDDNKEVWFRNEEQNLPANPKRFTGSLSVLGSQGFTSGRHYWEVEVGEEDFWAVGVALESVPRRKPIYHGSSEKACVLQLDCGHYSALSMSSECXALKEKLQRIRVCLHYEMGLVTFYNAKEMMQIFEFKATFTEKVFPYFSVSSEVTHIRVCH; from the exons ATGGCTGAGGAGGTCCTGGCTCTGCGAGAGCAGCTGTTGGCCGATATCACCTGCCCGGTGTGCCTGGATGTGTTCGAGCAGCCCGTGCTCACGGCGTGCGGGCACAGCTTCTGCGGGCAGTGCCTGGCGGCAGTGCTGGGGGAccccccgcgccccgccgcctGCCCGCAGTGCCGCGCCCCGCTGGAGCCGGGCTCGCAGCGCCCCATCCGCTCCCTGGGCAACGTGGCCGGGCTGGCCCGGTCCCTGGAGGAGGTGGCGGCGCGGCCGCGGTGCCCCCAGCACGGCAAGGCCCTGGCGCTGTTCTGCGAGCCCTGcgccgccctgctctgcgcgCCCTGCCGGGACGGGCCCGAGCACCGCGGGCACCGTGTCCGCCCCGCCGAAGAGGCCGCCCGGGAGCTGCAG AAGAAACTCCAGAGAAACCTGCTTTATTTacaaggagagaagaaaaaattgaaTCACAGGGGAGACCAGAAAACTGAAGACCTGCAG GTGACAGTGAGGTCGGAGCTGCAGCGAGTGGCTGAGAGctttgaggagctgcagcagtgcctggaggagcagaaggagaccctgctggcccagctggagcagatgTCCCATGAGCTGGACAGTAAGAGCGAGGAATACAGGCACAGGGTTTTGGAGAGGCAGTCGCTGCTGGACACGGTGATTGCGCAGATCCAGGAGAAGCGGGAGCAGCCGGCGGTCGAGTTCCTCAAG GATGTTGGCACAATCCTGAGCAG CTGTGAGGCAGCCAAGGCCCCGATCCCAGAGCCAgtttccccagagctgcagaagagaATTCAGAGCCTCACTTGGAAGAGCCAGCAGGTTGTGGACATGGTGGATAAATTCAGAG tGAGCCTGCGGAGTGAGATAGACTGGGGCATAAGGG AGCAGGTGACGCTGGACCCAGAGACAGCGaatgctcacctgctgctcttgGACGACAACAAAGAGGTCTGGTTCAGAAATGAAGAACAAAACCTCCCTGCCAACCCCAAGAGGTTCacaggcagcctcagtgtcctgggCTCCCAGGGATTCACATCTGGGAGGCATTACTGGGAGGTGGAGGTTGGAGAAGAGGACTTCTGGGCCGTGGGGGTGGCCCTGGAGTCTGTGCCCAGGAGGAAGCCAATCTACCATGGCAGCTCTGAAAAGGCCTGTGTGCTGCAACTGGACTGCGGCCACTACAGCGCACTCTCTATGTCCTCTGAGTGTTAGGCACTCAAGGAAAAGCTCCAGAGGATCAGGGTCTGCCTGCACTATGAAATGGGCCTAGTGACCTTCTACAATGCAAAGGAAATGATGCAGATCTTTGAGTTTAAGGCCACCTTCACTGAGAAAGTTTTCCCGTATTTTTCGGTCTCCTCAGAAGTAACCCACATCCGGGTGTGTCACTGA